In Fundidesulfovibrio terrae, a genomic segment contains:
- the murI gene encoding glutamate racemase, giving the protein MHLSPSSPIGIFDSGVGGLTVARAVMERLPRENIVYFGDTARVPYGVKSRETVARFAEQIARFLLAKQVKMLIIACNTMAAVAYDTVRALSPVPVLEVIDAGARTAVARTRNRRIGIIGTPSTIGSGAYVTAIQRYDQSGMFLATEACPLFVPLVEEGWLDHPVTRLTAFEYLTPLLAQNIDTLVLGCTHYPLLKPMLGSVMGQGVRLVDSAEAVSERAEDLLREMKLENPGQGEPEHVFHVTDVPQRFREVGERFLGRSLGTVRVESLC; this is encoded by the coding sequence ATGCACCTTTCCCCCTCTTCCCCTATAGGCATCTTCGACTCGGGCGTGGGCGGCCTCACCGTGGCCCGCGCGGTCATGGAGCGCCTGCCCCGCGAGAACATCGTCTACTTCGGCGACACGGCCCGCGTGCCTTACGGCGTGAAATCCCGCGAGACAGTGGCCCGCTTCGCCGAGCAGATCGCCCGATTCCTTTTGGCCAAGCAGGTGAAGATGCTCATCATCGCCTGCAACACCATGGCCGCCGTGGCGTATGACACCGTGCGCGCCCTGTCGCCCGTGCCCGTGCTGGAGGTGATCGACGCGGGCGCGCGCACCGCCGTGGCCCGCACCCGCAACCGGCGCATCGGCATCATCGGCACGCCCTCCACCATCGGCTCCGGGGCGTATGTCACCGCCATACAGCGCTACGACCAAAGCGGAATGTTCCTGGCCACGGAGGCATGCCCGCTCTTCGTCCCCCTGGTGGAGGAGGGCTGGCTGGATCACCCCGTGACTCGGCTCACGGCCTTCGAATACCTCACGCCGCTTTTGGCCCAGAACATCGACACCCTTGTGCTCGGCTGCACGCATTATCCGCTGCTCAAGCCCATGCTGGGCTCGGTCATGGGGCAGGGCGTGCGTCTGGTGGATTCGGCCGAGGCCGTGTCCGAGCGCGCCGAGGATCTTCTGCGCGAGATGAAGCTTGAGAATCCGGGCCAGGGCGAACCCGAACATGTTTTCCACGTCACGGACGTGCCGCAACGCTTTCGGGAAGTGGGCGAACGTTTTCTCGGGCGCAGCCTGGGAACGGTGCGCGTTGAGAGCCTGTGCTGA
- a CDS encoding chemotaxis protein has translation MAQTNILLEAGTNELEIVEFFLDEAVPEGDPSGLTSYKGYYGVNVAKVLEIIRLPRVTALPEVSHPSVQGAFNLRNHIIPLVDLSVWLGKQRAEHESPKVIVTEFNKVTSAFLVSGVTRIHRLSWEAVEPPNTYVSSLSGDSITGVVKLEDRIVFLLDLEKIVADLNPELGLRLDTSIDWKASKRYRALIADDSALVREMLRDLMEKANFDVEVVTTGLQAWERLVGIKATAEKEGKAVSDYVQVVVSDIEMPTMDGHNLTKRIKEDPALGKLPVLLFSSLITDKLRHKGTAVGADDQISKPEVSQLALRAKNLIEQKLSETA, from the coding sequence ATGGCCCAGACCAATATTCTTCTCGAAGCCGGGACCAACGAGCTCGAAATAGTCGAATTCTTCCTCGACGAGGCCGTGCCCGAAGGCGACCCGTCGGGCCTCACGTCCTACAAGGGCTATTACGGGGTCAACGTGGCCAAGGTGCTGGAGATCATCCGCCTGCCCCGCGTCACCGCGCTGCCCGAGGTCTCACACCCGTCGGTGCAGGGCGCGTTCAACCTGCGAAACCACATCATCCCCCTGGTGGACCTCTCCGTGTGGCTCGGCAAGCAGCGCGCGGAGCACGAATCCCCCAAGGTCATCGTCACCGAGTTCAACAAGGTGACCTCCGCCTTCCTGGTGTCCGGCGTCACGCGCATCCACCGTCTGAGCTGGGAGGCCGTGGAGCCGCCCAACACCTATGTCTCCTCCTTGAGCGGCGACTCCATCACTGGCGTGGTCAAACTGGAGGACCGCATCGTCTTCCTTTTGGACCTGGAAAAGATCGTAGCCGACCTGAATCCCGAACTGGGCCTGCGCCTGGACACCAGCATCGACTGGAAGGCCAGCAAGCGCTACCGGGCGCTCATCGCCGACGACTCCGCCCTGGTGCGTGAGATGCTGCGCGACCTCATGGAAAAGGCCAACTTCGACGTGGAGGTGGTCACCACGGGCCTGCAGGCCTGGGAGCGCCTCGTGGGAATCAAGGCCACGGCTGAAAAGGAAGGCAAGGCCGTCTCGGATTACGTGCAGGTGGTGGTCTCGGACATCGAAATGCCTACCATGGACGGCCACAACCTGACCAAGCGCATCAAGGAAGACCCGGCCCTGGGCAAGCTCCCGGTGCTGTTGTTCTCCTCGCTCATCACCGACAAGCTGCGCCACAAGGGAACGGCCGTGGGCGCTGACGACCAGATATCCAAGCCCGAGGTCAGCCAGCTGGCCCTTCGCGCCAAGAACCTCATCGAGCAGAAACTGAGCGAGACTGCCTGA
- the ispH gene encoding 4-hydroxy-3-methylbut-2-enyl diphosphate reductase — protein sequence MDVLRAKTAGFCMGVDLALRKLDQLLAENASGAPLYTFGPLIHNPQVLEEYASKGVRRSEEPEAIAPGATVLIRAHGIPRQMDERLAARGLTVADATCPKVKKAQKLIAREADQGKILLLYGEEAHPEVRGLLSHASHGAIVFDSLEEIQAYAPDPADAYFLAAQTTQDEAEFERIRDYLFALLGREIPVLHTICDATQKRQEEAIAIAKQVDFMVVVGGRDSGNTRRLAKVAEAQGVPCAHVETEAELPLENMRGKTRIGLTAGASTPKNIIDSVEAILRTL from the coding sequence ATGGACGTCCTGAGAGCCAAAACCGCGGGATTCTGCATGGGCGTGGACTTGGCCCTGCGCAAGCTCGACCAGCTGCTTGCCGAGAACGCTTCGGGCGCGCCCCTATACACGTTCGGGCCCCTGATCCACAATCCGCAGGTGCTTGAGGAGTACGCCTCCAAGGGCGTACGCCGCTCCGAGGAGCCCGAGGCCATCGCCCCCGGGGCCACGGTGCTTATCCGGGCCCACGGAATTCCCCGCCAGATGGACGAACGCCTGGCCGCCCGGGGCCTCACCGTGGCCGACGCCACCTGCCCCAAGGTCAAGAAGGCCCAGAAGCTCATCGCCAGGGAGGCCGACCAGGGGAAGATCCTGCTCCTCTACGGCGAGGAGGCCCATCCCGAGGTGCGCGGCCTGCTCAGCCACGCCTCCCACGGGGCCATCGTGTTCGACAGCCTGGAGGAGATCCAGGCCTATGCCCCGGACCCGGCCGACGCCTATTTCCTGGCCGCCCAGACCACCCAGGACGAGGCCGAGTTCGAACGCATCCGGGATTATCTTTTCGCCTTGCTCGGCCGCGAGATTCCCGTACTCCACACCATCTGCGACGCCACCCAGAAGCGTCAGGAAGAGGCCATCGCCATCGCCAAGCAGGTGGACTTCATGGTGGTGGTTGGCGGGCGCGACAGCGGCAACACGCGTCGCCTGGCCAAGGTGGCCGAGGCCCAGGGAGTGCCCTGCGCTCATGTGGAGACCGAAGCGGAACTCCCGCTTGAAAATATGCGGGGCAAAACCCGTATCGGCTTGACAGCCGGAGCTTCAACGCCCAAAAACATAATCGATTCGGTGGAAGCGATTTTGCGCACGCTCTAG
- a CDS encoding tRNA dihydrouridine synthase codes for MNLPPIGPDRPWLAPLAGYSDLPFRMLCREMGAACAVTEMVSAKGMVYYSPGTKDLLATCPGDAPLVVQLFGNEPEMFSRAMDMLLEAGFRWFDLNCGCSVAKVVKTGSGAALLRTPDVLRKVVAAMVAKAGPDSVGVKLRTGWDAQDLSVFDIAKSLEDEGAAWLTLHPRHARQGYSGTARWEHIGELKRRSNLPVMASGDLFTAEDAKRCIDETGVDGVMFARGAMYDPAVFRKFLLCPDSAHSGPSGSEVARMIERHADLIREHGRPERALLRMRSIVPRYVRNLAGARTLRLEVASCASWEHLREITARIAESGPVAGQATGPQHHPDNLGEPEWTS; via the coding sequence ATGAATCTTCCCCCCATCGGCCCGGACCGCCCCTGGCTGGCCCCCCTGGCCGGATACTCCGACCTGCCCTTCCGCATGCTCTGCCGTGAGATGGGTGCCGCCTGCGCCGTCACCGAAATGGTCAGCGCCAAGGGCATGGTCTATTACAGCCCCGGGACCAAGGACCTCCTGGCCACCTGCCCCGGTGACGCTCCCCTGGTGGTGCAGCTCTTCGGCAACGAGCCGGAAATGTTCTCCCGGGCCATGGACATGCTCCTTGAGGCGGGTTTTCGCTGGTTCGACCTGAACTGCGGCTGCTCCGTGGCCAAGGTGGTCAAGACCGGCTCCGGGGCGGCGCTCCTGCGCACCCCGGACGTGCTGCGCAAGGTGGTGGCGGCCATGGTGGCCAAGGCCGGTCCCGACAGCGTTGGGGTCAAGCTGCGCACCGGCTGGGACGCCCAGGACTTAAGCGTTTTCGACATCGCCAAATCCCTCGAGGACGAAGGCGCTGCCTGGCTCACCCTGCACCCGCGCCACGCCCGGCAAGGCTATTCGGGCACGGCCCGCTGGGAGCATATCGGGGAGCTCAAGCGCCGCTCGAATCTTCCCGTCATGGCCAGCGGCGATTTGTTCACGGCCGAGGACGCCAAACGCTGCATTGACGAGACCGGCGTGGACGGGGTCATGTTCGCGCGCGGAGCCATGTACGACCCGGCCGTGTTCCGCAAATTCCTGCTCTGCCCGGACAGCGCGCATTCCGGCCCCTCCGGCTCCGAGGTCGCGCGTATGATCGAACGCCACGCAGACCTCATCCGCGAGCACGGACGTCCGGAGCGGGCGCTCCTGCGCATGCGCTCCATCGTGCCCCGCTACGTGCGCAACCTGGCCGGGGCGCGCACGCTGCGCCTGGAGGTGGCCTCCTGCGCCTCGTGGGAACATTTGCGCGAAATCACAGCGCGCATCGCCGAGTCCGGACCGGTGGCCGGGCAGGCAACCGGCCCGCAACACCATCCTGACAACCTGGGAGAACCGGAATGGACGTCCTGA
- a CDS encoding branched-chain amino acid transaminase, which yields MSPKSELIWFDGALVPWDKAQVHVMTHTLHYGVGVFEGIRAYKSAGGGSAVFRLKEHVHRLFDSAKIVEIKIPHTEEQIAQAILDTLKANKMEEGYIRPISFIGTGMSLGVFPGKNPIHTAICVWPWGAYLGEEALQKGIRIRTSSFTRHHVNVMMTKAKVCGNYVNSVLAKNEALADGYDEGLLLDTEGYVSEGSGENVFMVVNGVIKTPPLTSILSGITREAVITLAKDLGYEVRETRFTRDELYTADEAFFTGTAAEITPIRELDRRTIGEGKAGPVAMALQREFFKVVKGENPKYASWLHGYTI from the coding sequence ATGTCGCCCAAATCCGAGCTTATCTGGTTCGATGGCGCCCTGGTGCCCTGGGATAAGGCCCAGGTGCATGTGATGACCCACACCCTGCATTACGGCGTGGGCGTCTTCGAGGGCATCCGCGCCTACAAGAGCGCCGGCGGCGGCTCCGCGGTCTTTCGTCTCAAGGAGCACGTCCACAGGCTCTTCGACTCCGCCAAGATCGTGGAAATCAAGATTCCCCACACCGAAGAGCAGATCGCCCAGGCCATCCTGGACACCCTCAAGGCCAACAAGATGGAGGAGGGCTACATCCGGCCCATCAGCTTCATCGGCACGGGCATGTCCCTAGGCGTTTTCCCGGGCAAGAACCCCATCCACACCGCCATCTGCGTGTGGCCCTGGGGCGCGTACCTGGGCGAGGAAGCCCTGCAGAAGGGCATCCGCATCAGGACCTCCTCCTTCACCCGGCACCACGTCAACGTGATGATGACCAAGGCCAAGGTCTGCGGCAACTACGTCAACTCGGTGCTGGCCAAGAACGAGGCCCTGGCCGACGGCTACGACGAGGGCCTGCTGCTGGACACCGAAGGGTACGTGTCCGAGGGCTCGGGCGAGAACGTCTTCATGGTGGTGAACGGCGTCATCAAGACTCCGCCGCTGACCTCCATCCTGTCGGGCATCACCCGCGAGGCGGTCATCACCCTGGCCAAGGACCTGGGCTACGAGGTGCGCGAGACCCGCTTCACCCGCGATGAGCTCTACACTGCGGACGAGGCGTTCTTCACCGGCACCGCCGCCGAGATCACCCCCATCCGGGAGCTCGACCGCCGCACCATCGGCGAGGGCAAGGCCGGTCCCGTGGCCATGGCGCTGCAGCGCGAGTTCTTCAAGGTGGTCAAGGGCGAGAATCCCAAGTACGCCTCCTGGCTGCACGGCTACACCATCTAA
- the dnaX gene encoding DNA polymerase III subunit gamma/tau — translation MSAQSLTAKYRPQRFSDVAGQEAIKRILSKASAEDKIAPAYLFSGTRGVGKTTLARVLAKALNCVTAPTGEPCNECSQCRQITAGVSPDVIEIDAATHGTVDEARRLKEDIGYAPLQSRYKVFIIDEAHMLSKAAFNALLKTLEEPPGRVTFILATTEPHKILPTIISRCQHYVFKRLMQPELEAHLTSLLDREGMGFEPSAVSLIARRGAGSVRDSMSLLAQVLAMGGPTLLEQDVRDVLGLAGQDVFFSFMRSFKEQDCLGVSGLLRQVLDRGLDIGFFLRELASCWRNMFLLNQSGEKALPALELTEEEGGQWLSWAREFEARHIHACWQMTLEGQRRVMTSLEPALALELLLLNLAYIPKLLSLEAMNAGSAPRPGLAGSGGTGGAPRPAPLQPGQTGQPGQGYAPAQRPAPYGAPAQAQHQPGPGPAGAPYGAPPQAPRYAPPQGAAPGGAPYGAQPQTSPRYAPPQGAGQPASRAPQPAPYGAPAGENASPGASRPAPYAAPASAPGGPRPHPASGQDGQGSPKEGPQSDEPPPWREDDVPAPAAPSVAPPSAGTSDSSGTAPHEASGRSGNAAPGLASSSAGQAHEEAGTSSGPGMNGSFGGPGEPGAPGMESSSAGSPPWEQDEDASPPEDQEYAAPPLEAARPLGPPTWKGFVNYAMHEVRSNPLLKVAFPQMTGAYDAMNRGGTFRITCKNEFQANQIKGKPENLALLQRLANAYFGTAVTLELAAEQGQKLLSQKELRAKAEQSDLFKEARESMGAYIIDVRAKN, via the coding sequence ATGTCAGCCCAAAGCCTCACAGCGAAATACCGGCCGCAGCGCTTCAGCGACGTGGCCGGGCAGGAAGCCATCAAGCGGATCTTGTCCAAGGCGTCGGCCGAGGACAAGATCGCTCCCGCATATCTTTTTTCCGGCACGCGCGGGGTGGGCAAGACCACCCTGGCCCGCGTGCTGGCCAAGGCCCTGAACTGCGTCACCGCGCCCACGGGCGAGCCGTGCAACGAATGCTCCCAGTGCCGGCAGATCACGGCCGGGGTCTCCCCCGACGTCATCGAGATCGACGCCGCCACCCACGGCACCGTGGACGAGGCGCGCCGCCTCAAGGAAGACATCGGATACGCCCCCTTGCAGAGCCGCTACAAGGTCTTCATCATCGACGAAGCGCACATGCTCTCCAAGGCGGCCTTCAACGCGCTCCTGAAGACCCTGGAGGAGCCGCCCGGGCGTGTCACCTTCATCCTGGCCACCACCGAGCCCCACAAGATCCTGCCGACCATCATCAGCCGCTGCCAGCACTACGTGTTCAAGCGGCTCATGCAGCCCGAGCTGGAGGCCCACCTCACCAGCCTGCTGGACCGCGAGGGCATGGGCTTCGAGCCCTCGGCCGTGAGCCTGATCGCCAGGCGCGGGGCGGGCAGCGTGCGCGACTCCATGTCGCTTCTGGCCCAGGTGCTGGCCATGGGCGGACCGACGCTTCTCGAGCAGGACGTGCGCGACGTGCTGGGCCTGGCCGGACAGGACGTGTTCTTCTCGTTCATGCGCTCCTTCAAGGAGCAGGACTGCCTGGGAGTGAGCGGGCTTCTGCGCCAGGTGCTGGACCGGGGCCTGGACATCGGCTTCTTCCTGCGCGAGCTGGCCTCGTGCTGGCGCAACATGTTTCTCTTGAACCAGTCCGGCGAGAAGGCCCTGCCTGCGCTGGAGCTCACCGAGGAGGAAGGGGGGCAGTGGCTCTCCTGGGCCCGGGAGTTCGAGGCCCGGCACATCCACGCCTGCTGGCAGATGACCCTGGAGGGGCAGCGCCGGGTGATGACCAGCCTGGAGCCCGCCCTGGCCCTGGAACTCCTGCTTCTCAATCTGGCCTACATCCCCAAGCTTCTGTCCCTGGAGGCCATGAACGCGGGGTCGGCCCCGCGCCCCGGTCTTGCGGGATCGGGGGGCACGGGCGGCGCGCCCAGGCCCGCACCTCTGCAACCGGGACAAACCGGGCAGCCGGGCCAGGGCTACGCCCCTGCGCAACGGCCCGCTCCCTACGGAGCTCCGGCCCAGGCACAGCACCAGCCCGGACCGGGGCCTGCCGGCGCCCCGTATGGGGCTCCGCCCCAAGCTCCGCGATACGCGCCGCCGCAGGGGGCCGCGCCCGGGGGGGCTCCGTATGGAGCGCAGCCCCAGACCTCCCCACGGTACGCCCCGCCGCAAGGGGCGGGGCAGCCTGCATCGCGCGCCCCTCAGCCCGCTCCGTATGGGGCTCCGGCGGGCGAGAACGCCTCGCCGGGCGCTTCCAGGCCGGCGCCTTACGCAGCTCCAGCTTCCGCTCCCGGCGGACCCAGGCCGCATCCGGCTTCGGGACAGGATGGGCAGGGATCGCCCAAGGAGGGGCCGCAAAGCGACGAACCTCCGCCCTGGCGGGAGGACGACGTGCCCGCGCCCGCCGCGCCATCCGTCGCGCCGCCCTCGGCCGGGACTTCCGATAGCTCGGGGACGGCCCCGCACGAGGCTTCCGGTCGCTCCGGGAATGCCGCGCCGGGGCTTGCCTCTTCATCAGCAGGGCAGGCGCACGAAGAGGCCGGCACGTCCAGCGGCCCGGGTATGAACGGCTCTTTTGGCGGACCTGGAGAACCGGGCGCGCCCGGCATGGAAAGCTCCAGCGCCGGCAGCCCCCCTTGGGAGCAGGACGAGGACGCCTCCCCGCCGGAGGATCAGGAGTACGCCGCGCCGCCGCTAGAGGCCGCGCGTCCGCTGGGTCCGCCCACATGGAAGGGGTTCGTGAACTACGCCATGCACGAGGTGAGGAGCAATCCGCTGCTCAAGGTGGCCTTTCCGCAGATGACCGGGGCCTACGACGCCATGAACAGGGGCGGCACATTCCGGATCACCTGCAAGAACGAGTTCCAGGCGAACCAGATCAAGGGAAAGCCCGAGAACCTGGCGCTACTCCAGCGGCTGGCCAATGCCTACTTCGGGACGGCGGTGACGCTGGAACTGGCCGCCGAGCAGGGGCAGAAGCTTCTGAGCCAGAAGGAGCTGCGGGCCAAGGCCGA